The Desulfonatronum lacustre DSM 10312 region GCCCAAAGGCGTAATCGTACCCGATGACCATCTCCCGCATGCCCAGACCCTCCAGAAGATAGGTCCGCACGAACTCCTCGGGTTCCAGTTTGGCCATGTCCTTGGTGAAGGCAATGCAAAAGGCGTAGTCGAGCCGTAGGGATGCGATGGACTCCAGCTTTTGGTGCGGCAAGGTGATGAACGGGGGCGTCCGTGATCCGCTCAGAACCCGCAGTGGGTGCGGTTCAAAGGTGACCGCGACGCTGGGAAGACCGAGGGAAGCGGCTTTTTGGCGCGTCCGGCACAACAATTTCTGGTGGCCCATGTGGACCCCGTCGAAATTGCCGATGGTGACGCAGGATTGAGAAACGGTTTGGCGGGCTTCTTCCAGGGTGCGCAAGACCTGCATGAGGATGGGGTTCTCCTACCGGATAGGTATGTCGTTCGCCGTCTCCCGAAACCCGAAATCGGAAGACTTCGCGAAACGGCGAAACCTGTATCCATACCGGAAACCCTCGCGTCCTTCAACCATGTGACGATGCCCGTCCCGGGCGGACCGGTCACGACCGACACGGCGGCACTGGAAAAAAATAAATTTTCTTGCACTGACCCCTTGCCAACCGAAGCCGATGCGAGTAGACACCTCTCCTTCGGGCCGAAGTGGTGGAATTGGTAGACACGCTAGGTTCAGGGTCTAGTGGGGGTTTCCCCGTGGGAGTTCGACTCTCCCCTTCGGCACCACGAATTTTAAAGGGATTCAAGCTGTAACGGCTTGGATCCCTTTTTTTATGCCTGAGCGCCTTTTTTTGTCGTACGATTTTGCTTCAAACCATATCTTTCTTTGAATGGTCTCCATTCCTCGCCAACCATCGCCGCAGACCATGGATCACCTCGGGCAAGGGGCGGCCCAGGAGGAAAGGAAGGTGGTCCGGAGGGATTCCAGCTTTTGCCTGGAGCAGGTCGCGCAGTGCGGCGTCGTAGGCCGCGGCTTGGCGGAGGAGGTCGGCGGATTCCGGGGTGGGGGCTTGGAGGTGGCGGAGCAGGTCGGCGACGGAGCAGTGGGTTTCGTGGTCCCGGACCAGTTCGGCCAGGGCGTTGTCCGGACCCAGGATATCCAGCCTGGACAGGCGCGGCGTCGCGGCGGCCTCGGCCAGCCCGGCGGTGTCCCAGCACTTCAGGGCCGCGCACTCCTGGGGTTTGTTTTCGTGGATGGCGCAGCGGCCAGAAGCCCATTCGGACGCTTGGGCGGCGGGAGAGGGATCGGGCAGGTAGAATCGACAGCCCGGCTCACTTTTTGCCGAGCTGTCCACCGCGGACTCTTTCGAGCGCACCTTGACGCATTCCGCGTCCAGCAGGACGACCTGGCCCTTGACCTGGTCGTGAACCGGTTCGCCCACGCGCAGGGTGTAGAGAGCCTCCCGAAGGATGATCGTGTCGCGCAGCAGCGGAAGGTCCGCGTGATGCAGGGCCGGGCCGCCCTTGCGGCAGCAGGTTCCGCATCGTCGGCAGTGGTTTGGCGGGTCCGGGCGTTGCGACATGGTGGGGCGTTCCGTCCGCGCTGGTTCAGGAATCAGGGCAATGAAAGCGGTTGATTTCACTTTGCTTTCAACATGACCTTATCAGGTCAGCCTGGCGTTGGAACCAGGATCGAAATCGGTATCGAAATCGAGGCTTACAGTAACTTCACGCAATGTCGACGATTGCGATTGCGATTTCGATTTCGGCCTGAAGCATGCCCAGCTTATTGGGTCATTTTGAGCGCAATACACAGTAAAGAGCCGGGCTATGGCCGGACCTTGATCAGGTAGGCCTGGTCCCATTGCAGATACTCCCGGACCAGGGCGGCGAGGTCGTGGGGGGTTGTTTGTCTGGCTTGCTCGATCATGTCCTGGGAATGGTCCAGGGTGAATCCTCGGGACAGGTTCTCAGCCGCTTCGTGGGCCCTGGCGATCAGCCGTTGCCGACTGCGCTGGTAGTCCCCCCAGAGCAGGTTTTTGGCCCGGTCCAGATCCGTTTCCGGGAGGCCCCGGTCGATCAGATCGCGGACCACGTCCTGAAAGCCTTGAACCGCGGCCTCCTCGTTGTCCGGGGAGGTTCCGATGTAGAAGGCCAGAAAACCGGCCAGGGTCTCCTGCCAGAGCAGGGCGGTTACGGAATAGGCCAGGCCGCGGACGTCGCGCAGCTCGCGAAAGAGCATCCCGGATTGTCCGGCCAGGACTTCCCTCAGCAGATTCAAGCCCGGGGTCTGTTCGCTGCCCAGGCCCGGCAGGGGAAAGACCACCAGGATGTGGGTCTGGTTGCGGTCCTTGAGCTGAAGCGACAGCTTCCGCTCTTCGCTCCAGCGCGGATACCGGGGCGTGGGGGCGGCCATGACGTCTCCACGGGCCAGGTTCCCGGCCATGGTCAGCAGGGCGTCGCGGTCCAGGTTCCCGCAGGCGGCCAGGACCCAAGGGCGATCTTTCTGGCGTTCCCAGAAGGAGAGGACGTGTTCCCGGGAAAATCCCGTCACCGCGTCCGTGCCGCCGGAGCGCTGGTAGCCGTAAGGGTGTTCGGAAAACAAAAACGGGAAGGTGTGGCGCAGGGCCAAACCCACCGGACTGTCCTCGGCCCGGACGATGGCCGCGCACTGCTCCTGCTTGGCCCGGGCCAATTCCTCGGGCAGCCAGGCCGGTTCCTGGACCAGTTCTTCGAAAAAGGTCAGCATTTCCGGACGGAATCGGGCCGGGAAATGGACGTTCAGGTAGAGTTGTTCCAAACCGGCCCCGGCCGCCACCCGGGCCGCCCTGTCGGCCAGAAAGTCCTGGACCTGCACGGCGTTTTTGGAACGCGTCCCCTTGGTCCAGACTCGGGCGGTCAGCTCGGACAAGCCCTGGTCCGAGGGGGGCAGCAGCAGATCGCCGCCGTTCCAGCACATGGTCAGGGCCGTGTAAGGCAAGGATGTGTCGGGCAGCAGGACCACTGTCCGGCCGGGGGCCAGATGGATGATCTCCGGCTGGTGACGACCGACGAGGGGCGCGGTGGCGACCGCGGTGGTCCGGGAAGGCCATTTTCGGGTCAGCGTGTCGCGCAGATCCTCTTCCGCCGGGGTCTCGGGAGTCGGCGTGAAGATGGAGCAGACCAGCCTTTCAGGACGGACATGGACGCGGATCACGTCCCGCAACTGTTCCGCGTCCATGGTTTTAATCATGTGCAGGTAGACCTGCTCGGCCTCGAAGGAATGTTCGTGGAACTGGAAATAGCCAAGTTTGGAGGCCATGCCGGAAAAGGTTTCCTTGGCCTGAAACAAACCGTCTTCCATGTTCAGCTTGGCCCGGTTCAGGGCTTCCGGACTGAAAGCTTCCGGGGTCAGATCAGCCAGCATGTTCATCAGGCCGGTCCACAGGGCTTGGATATTGGCCGGGTCCAGTTGGGCCTGAATGGAAAGCATTCCGGCCTGGTCCAGGCTGGTGGCCGAAGCGGAGATGGTGTCCACCAGTCCCTGCTCGTACTTGAATTCGCGGTACAGCAGGGAGGTTCGGTCCCCGCCCAGCATGTGGGCCAGCACATCCAGCCCCACGCTGTGCACGTCCCGCAGACCGGGAATGGGCAGGGCCAGGAAAAAATGGGCTTTTTGCCAGGGGCCTTGGTGGATGGCGATATGCGGGGCCGGGCCGCCTGAAACGCAATCGCCTGAAACGCCTTTGGCAACATTTGGGGCAACGTTTTTTGCATCACCTTGGGCACCACCTTGGGCGCCATTTGGGGCGGAGAGGAGTGCAGCCGGACAGTGGACGGAATGCCGGTCACCGTGGTTGGTCAGCCGGCCGAAAAGCTCACGGGCCTGTTCCAGGACCTTTTCGGGCCGTACGTCGCCGCACAAGACCAGGACCATGTTTCCTGGCTGGTAGCGGGACCGGACATAGGCCGCGAGGTCGTCCCGGGTGATGGAGCGAACCGTTTCCGGAACGCCGATGATCGGTCGGGCATAGGGCGTCCCGGCCCAGATGCGCTCCTGCACGGACTTGAAGATCCGGCGGTGCGGATCGTCGTCGCCCTGATCCATCTCGGCCAAAATGACTTGGCGCTCGGACTCCAGTTCTTCGGGGTCGAAGGAGGCGTTGAAGATCATGTCCTGGATCACGTCCAGCCCCATGGCCCAGTGCTCCGCGGGCAGATCCACGATATACATGGTGGCGTCGAACCCCGTGGCCGCGTTCAGCTCGCCCCCCAGAGACTCGATGTCCGCGGCGGCCTGGCCCTGGACCCGGCGAGGCGTCCCCTTGAAGACCATGTGTTCAAGCAGATGGCTGATCCCGGCCTGCTTCTGGGCTTCGTGGACCGAGCCGGCCCGGACGAACAGCCGGATCGAGACCAGGGGGAACCGGTCGTCTTCGTGAACGAGCACGGTCAGACCGTTGGCCAGGACGTGGACCTGGGTTCCCGGTGAAGCCGGAAGCGGCGCAGCGACGGGGGCTTGGAGAGGGAACGTGGAGCGGGAAGAACGATCGATGGGAGAAGGGCTGTTCGCCATGGGCTGGACTCGATGCGTGGTAATGGTGAAAAAAGAGTGATGGCCGGTTGAATCAAAAAGAGGCACGGACGCGGATCGTCCGTGCCTCTTTTCGCGAAGACGTGCAGGCAGTTATCCTCGATAAGGGGATGACTGCTATTTATGTATCAGGCCTTGCAGGGTCCGCCCTTGCACTGGCAGGCTTCTCCGCCCTGGCAGTAGACGCGAATGAAATCCGCGACATGTACGCCCAGGTGGATGCATTCGACGCCCTGAAGACATTTTTCGGCGTCTTCTTGTTCGATGTGGGTCTTTTGTTCGGTGCCGTCTTTTTTCAGGGAGACCACCCAGGCCTTTTTGGCCTCGTCGAACGTCGTGGTCATGGTCACGCCGTATTTTTCCAACTCAGGGTAGAATCCTGAAATTTTGGCCAACAATTCCTTGGAATCAGCGTTCATAAGACCTCCTTGCGATGAGGGTTCGATGTTCGTGCATGATGCCTTTTGGTCGAGACTTCAAAAAATGAACAATCAATTATTACTTTTTTAGCATGGGGGATGGTTTCAGGCAAGATAAATTCCGGGCTGAAAAGCTTGCGTGCGTTACGGCTGAGCGCAGCCCATGGGTTCGGTGATAGGACGCGGCGATTGCTGGAGCGTGTTTTCGCTCAGAGCGGCAAAGGCCGGTTGGTTGATGATCATGTAGGTGTAGATCGGGCTGACTTCGGCGTAGGCCTCGGGAGAAAGGCGTTCTTCCAACAATTGCATCCAGGTGTCCAACTGGGCCGGCCAGTAGGTGAGCCGGAAGCCGTGGGAGCGGTAGGCCTGGAAGACCCAGAGCACGGTATCCACGAGGGTTCTGGGGTCGTAGAGCCAGAGCAGGGAGGTCATGAACCGGGCGTGGTTGCGGTGGTTGTCCTCCATCATGGCCATGTTGTTCGTGCCGATCAGGGTGGTGATGTCCGCACGGGCGGACATGCGTTGATTCAGTTCCGCGGCCAGGGCCGGGGCCTGGGTTTCGAACTCACGGGCCGTTTGCCGGCCGGGGGGCGTGATGCGCCCGGCGCGTTCGATCAGTTCTTCGCGGGTCATGGGTTTTCCTCCGTTGCTTCGTCGGCCAGACGCAGAATGGTCGTGAACTGGGACTCGGTCACGGGCTGGACCGAAAGGCGACTGCCCTTGCGCAGCAGTTCCATGCCGGCCAGGTCGGCCACGGTGCGCAGCAGGGGCAGGGGCAAGGGATGGGGGAATTTACGGACCAGCCGGATGTCCACCATGTCCCAGACCGGCTTGTCCGGGGTGGATCTGGGATCGAAGTGGTTGCTTTGCGGATCCCAGGCCGTGTGGTCCGGATAGGCCTCGCGGACGATCTCGGCCAGGCCGACCACCGAGGGGTTGGTCTGGCTGTGGTAGTACAGGGCCTGGTCCCCGACGCGCATCTCGCGCATCAGGTTCCGGGCCTGGTAATTGCGCACTCCGTCCCAGAAGGTGGTCTGGTCCGGGGCCGCGGCCAGGTCGTTGATGGAAAAGCAGTTGGGTTCGCTTTTCAGGAGCCAGTGTCTGGGTTTGGTGTCGGGCATGGGCGTCTCGCTGGCGGATCAGGTCCGGGTTTCCACGGTATAGGTCAGCAAAAGCTGATCCTGCTCGCTGGAGGGCGGGACGTCCAGGGTGAAGCGGACGCGGCGGGCGTCCAGGCGTTCGTGGTCGTGGCTGGAGGAGGTGATCCGCCAGTCGCCGAACAGGGTGTCCTCCAGCAGGAGCTGCTGCGGCTCGTCCTTGCTGTTCCGGACCCGGATTTCCCAGGTGTAGCGGACCACGTTGCGGCCAAGCTGCTCATGGGCGGTCATGGTCCGCTCCACGTTCACGTCAAAGGCCTGGCCCATGCGCAGTTCCACGTCCGCGTCCCGGGGCGTGTGGTCGATGCGGTCCTCGCCGATGAACAGGGTGCTGCCGTCCCGGCTTTCCTGATAGGCCCGGACGATCCCCTTGGGCAAAGGCAGACCCAGCCCGTTGGCCTCGGCGTTCTTGAAGGTCAACAACACGTCCACGCCCTGCTTGATGGTCCCCTGGCCCGGATTGGGATAACCGCCGAACCGGGCGACCAGCTTTTTGTTCAGACTCATTTCCGGAGCCTGCAGCAGGCTGACCTGCTTGGTCTGGCGGTTGGCGATGTCCACCGGACGGGGCAGGCTGTAGAGATGGTACTCGAAGAATTCCTCCTGCTGCATCTGTTCCGCGGCCATGGGAGCGGCCATGACCATGTCCCGGCGCAGCGCCCTGGGCTCCGGGCGGACCACGTTCACTTCTCCGGCCACCAGCTTTAGGGCGGCCTGATCAAAAGCCATGCCCGACTGGTTGTCCAGGGTCACCCAGCCGGACAGCGCGGCCCGTTGGTTGTCGCGGTCCACCTTGAGCACGTAGTCGGCCCGCCAGTTCATGCCTCCGGCCAAATAGGAAACGTCGAGACGCTGCCGGGGCGGTCCGTCGTTGCGCACCAGCCAGACCAGGGTCGGTCGCGGACGCAGCCCGGCGGGCATTTCGGCCAGATACACGGCATCATGGTTGCCGACGAAGATCTGGTCGTCCACCTGGAAGATGGGCCGGTCGTTGTTGGCCAAGAGCACGGCCTCCCGGAGCACCGTGGCCTTGCGGTCATGCGGGTCGGGCAACACGACCTTCAGCGTCTTGCCCACGTAGCGGTCCAGCAGGCTCTGCACGCTGATCAGGTCGTACTCGTAGTTCATGTCCAGGACGACGAAGGCTTCGGGCGCGGTCAGGGAACGGACTTGCAAGGTGGGGGCCTCGATGGTCTCGGCCACCCCGCTGAACTCCACCAACCCGGAGCCCGAGGGCAGCTCCACCTCCCGAACCTCGTTGATCAGGGCTTGCCCGTGGTTGTAGATCGTGACGGTCAGGGCCGCGGTCTCCTCGGCCCAGGACGTCCGGCCGAGGAGGATGCAGCACAAGAAGAGGGAAATGGTGATCAGGGTTTTCATGGCGAACCTCTTTGCTTGAAATTGCCTTCGCGCTTTCGCGTCTTCCTTATTCCATTTTTGTTCAATAGCTGCATCATCAGATCAACAAGGCTATTCAAATTATAAACCTTTCTCAGCCATATACGTCACCAAGTCCCCAACTCGGCAGGAATAGCCCCACTCGTTGTCGTACCAGGAGTAGATCTTGGCCATGTTGCCGGACTGGACCATGGTGAAGTCCGCTTCCACGATGGACGAGCGCGGATCGCCGATAAAGTCCGAGGAGACCAGAGGGGATTCGGAGTAGCCGAGGATGCCTTTCAGGGGGCCTTCGGCCGCGGCCTTGAGCAGGGCCCGCAGGTCCTCGGTGGTGGTGTCCTTATTCAGTTCACAGACAAAGTCCACCAGAGAGACCGTGGGGGTGGGCACGCGGACCGAATAGCCGGAGAACTTGCCGGCCATTTCCGGGATGACCAGGGCCACGGCCTTGGCTGCGCCGGTGGAGGTGGGGATCATGTTGCAGGCCGCGGCCCGGGCCCGGCGCAGGTCCGAGTGGGGCAGGTCAAGGATGCGCTGGTCGTTGGTGTAGGCATGGATGGTGGTCATGGTGCCCTTGTTGATGCCGTACTTCTCGTGCACGACCTTGACCACGGGGGCCAGGCAGTTGGTGGTGCAGGAGGCGTTGGAGATGATGTGGTGTTTGGCCGGGTCGTAGGCGGCCTCGTTCACGCCCATGACAATGGTGATGTCCTCTTCCTTGGCCGGCGCGGAGATGATCACCTTCTTGGCTCCGGCCTCGATGTGCATGGCCGCCTTGGGGCCGGTGCGAAAAATGCCCGTGCACTCCACCACCACGTCCACCTTGCGCGAGGCCCAGGGAATCAGCCGGGGATCGCGTTCGGCGAAGTTGGTCACCTGGAAGTCGTCGCCCACCAGCATGGTGTCCCCGTCAACGCGGATTTCCGGCTCGAAGCGTCCGTAGCTGGTATCGTGGGCCACGAGGTGGGCGTTGGTCTTGATGTCGAACAGGTCGTTCACCGCTACGACCTCGATGACGTCGCGATGATACGTCCACATGGATTTGAGAACCTGCCGCCCGATGCGGCCGAAGCCGTTGATGCCGACACGTATTTTGCTCATGCGTTCCTCCGAACGGATGTCGAGTTGCTGGGTTGGGGAATAACGAGGAAGGGCAATTGGGAGTTTTTCAATGGACTATCAGTCCTCGAAGACCTGGTAGATGTAATCGTTGGCCAGTTCGCTGGCCCGCTTCAGAGCGTGAAACATCCGGGCATTTTCCAGAGCGATGCCGCAGAGGTTGGCAATGCAACTCAAGAACTCCAACTCTTCGTCGGAGAATTGACGGGTTTCCCCGGCGTAGACCCGAAGGACGCCGATGACCTTGTTGCCCTGGGCGGTGAGCGGCACCACCACGATGGAGACCAACCCTTCCTCGGAGGCCTGTTGGGGGTACTGGAAGCGAGGATCGGTCCGTACGTCGGCGATGTACACGGCATTTCCGGCCAGGGCTTCCTGGTCCAGCTTGCTCTTGGCCACCTCCACGGGGCCTTTTTGGGCGTAGCGCTCGCTCAGTCCGTAATAGGCGTCCGGCTTGAGGATATCCCCGGTCCTGTTCAACAGACGGATGAAGCACCCCTTGGCGTTCATGGTCGTGGCGACCTGTTCGACGATCTGGTTGAGGACCACCTTGGGTTCCAACGACGAGTTGACGACCTTGGCGATCTTGTAAATGGTCTTGTAAAATGCTTGTGGTTCCATAGCTGTTCCTGCCTTTGCTGAATTGTCCACGTGCATGCGACCGGGCCACATCGGCGCTGGCGTCCCGCTCGCGGCCTCTTTTCGCTCATCACGCTTGGCCACGTTTGGCCACAACAGGCGTCCGGTCCGGAAGTTACGTTTTTTTGTCTTCAAAGGGGACGATTTTCTTAAACTAGTCCAGGCGTTTTTGCATTGCAAGGGGATGGAAAATGAGAGGCTTCGAGACAAAAAGACCGGCGTGAACGTGGCTGTACGGCGAGGCCTGATTGCCGGATGATCCGGGATTATGTAGATGCTTCACATTACCGACAACAACCTGTTTCATGGAGTGAGTCATGTTTCCGCGCACGATCCCGTCCACGGCTTTGATTTCTTGCCTGACCCTGGCGTGTTGCCTTCTTCTCGTCCTCCTTGCCCCTCTTCGCGCGGACGAAAGCGCCACGTTCCGGGATCTGGAACGAATTCAAGAGCGAGCCTTGGCCGGTGACGTGGAGTACCAGCATCGATTGGGATTGATTTACGGGGAAGGCCGGGGGGTGCCGCGGGATCCGGAATCGGCGTTTTACTGGTTCAGCAAGGCCGCGGACCAGGGTCATCTGGAGTCCCAGGTGAACCTGGGGGCCATGTACGCCATGGGGGTCGGGGTGGAGCGCAATTCCATGCACGCGGCCCATTGGTACAGGACAGCCGCGGAACGCGGCCATCCGGAGGCCCAGAACAATCTGGCCATTCTTTTCGAGGAAGGACTGGGCTTTGCCGTGGACAAGGATCAGGCCGCGCTGTGGTATGGCCGGGCCGCGAAACAGGGCTATCCTGAAGCCCAGTACAATCTGGCCCAGTTGTACCTGGAGGGCGACGGCGTGGACCGTGACCCCCGGGCCGCTCTGTATCTGCTCATGGCCGCCGCGGAAAGCGGCTACGTCCCGGCTCAGTACCATGCCGGGTATCTCCTGGAACACGGCGACGGCGTGGAACAGAATCCGCGCCTGGCCGCGGCCTTCTACATGATGGCCGCGGAACAGGGGTCGCCTCTGGCCCAGCTCAATCTGGGGCTGATGTATCTCACCGGTCAGGGGGTCTCCCAGGAAAACGTCCTGGCCTACAAATGGTTCGTGCTGGCCTTGT contains the following coding sequences:
- a CDS encoding YkgJ family cysteine cluster protein — protein: MSQRPDPPNHCRRCGTCCRKGGPALHHADLPLLRDTIILREALYTLRVGEPVHDQVKGQVVLLDAECVKVRSKESAVDSSAKSEPGCRFYLPDPSPAAQASEWASGRCAIHENKPQECAALKCWDTAGLAEAAATPRLSRLDILGPDNALAELVRDHETHCSVADLLRHLQAPTPESADLLRQAAAYDAALRDLLQAKAGIPPDHLPFLLGRPLPEVIHGLRRWLARNGDHSKKDMV
- a CDS encoding M16 family metallopeptidase, whose protein sequence is MANSPSPIDRSSRSTFPLQAPVAAPLPASPGTQVHVLANGLTVLVHEDDRFPLVSIRLFVRAGSVHEAQKQAGISHLLEHMVFKGTPRRVQGQAAADIESLGGELNAATGFDATMYIVDLPAEHWAMGLDVIQDMIFNASFDPEELESERQVILAEMDQGDDDPHRRIFKSVQERIWAGTPYARPIIGVPETVRSITRDDLAAYVRSRYQPGNMVLVLCGDVRPEKVLEQARELFGRLTNHGDRHSVHCPAALLSAPNGAQGGAQGDAKNVAPNVAKGVSGDCVSGGPAPHIAIHQGPWQKAHFFLALPIPGLRDVHSVGLDVLAHMLGGDRTSLLYREFKYEQGLVDTISASATSLDQAGMLSIQAQLDPANIQALWTGLMNMLADLTPEAFSPEALNRAKLNMEDGLFQAKETFSGMASKLGYFQFHEHSFEAEQVYLHMIKTMDAEQLRDVIRVHVRPERLVCSIFTPTPETPAEEDLRDTLTRKWPSRTTAVATAPLVGRHQPEIIHLAPGRTVVLLPDTSLPYTALTMCWNGGDLLLPPSDQGLSELTARVWTKGTRSKNAVQVQDFLADRAARVAAGAGLEQLYLNVHFPARFRPEMLTFFEELVQEPAWLPEELARAKQEQCAAIVRAEDSPVGLALRHTFPFLFSEHPYGYQRSGGTDAVTGFSREHVLSFWERQKDRPWVLAACGNLDRDALLTMAGNLARGDVMAAPTPRYPRWSEERKLSLQLKDRNQTHILVVFPLPGLGSEQTPGLNLLREVLAGQSGMLFRELRDVRGLAYSVTALLWQETLAGFLAFYIGTSPDNEEAAVQGFQDVVRDLIDRGLPETDLDRAKNLLWGDYQRSRQRLIARAHEAAENLSRGFTLDHSQDMIEQARQTTPHDLAALVREYLQWDQAYLIKVRP
- a CDS encoding EVE domain-containing protein, coding for MPDTKPRHWLLKSEPNCFSINDLAAAPDQTTFWDGVRNYQARNLMREMRVGDQALYYHSQTNPSVVGLAEIVREAYPDHTAWDPQSNHFDPRSTPDKPVWDMVDIRLVRKFPHPLPLPLLRTVADLAGMELLRKGSRLSVQPVTESQFTTILRLADEATEENP
- a CDS encoding DUF4139 domain-containing protein, with amino-acid sequence MKTLITISLFLCCILLGRTSWAEETAALTVTIYNHGQALINEVREVELPSGSGLVEFSGVAETIEAPTLQVRSLTAPEAFVVLDMNYEYDLISVQSLLDRYVGKTLKVVLPDPHDRKATVLREAVLLANNDRPIFQVDDQIFVGNHDAVYLAEMPAGLRPRPTLVWLVRNDGPPRQRLDVSYLAGGMNWRADYVLKVDRDNQRAALSGWVTLDNQSGMAFDQAALKLVAGEVNVVRPEPRALRRDMVMAAPMAAEQMQQEEFFEYHLYSLPRPVDIANRQTKQVSLLQAPEMSLNKKLVARFGGYPNPGQGTIKQGVDVLLTFKNAEANGLGLPLPKGIVRAYQESRDGSTLFIGEDRIDHTPRDADVELRMGQAFDVNVERTMTAHEQLGRNVVRYTWEIRVRNSKDEPQQLLLEDTLFGDWRITSSSHDHERLDARRVRFTLDVPPSSEQDQLLLTYTVETRT
- the gap gene encoding type I glyceraldehyde-3-phosphate dehydrogenase, with the protein product MSKIRVGINGFGRIGRQVLKSMWTYHRDVIEVVAVNDLFDIKTNAHLVAHDTSYGRFEPEIRVDGDTMLVGDDFQVTNFAERDPRLIPWASRKVDVVVECTGIFRTGPKAAMHIEAGAKKVIISAPAKEEDITIVMGVNEAAYDPAKHHIISNASCTTNCLAPVVKVVHEKYGINKGTMTTIHAYTNDQRILDLPHSDLRRARAAACNMIPTSTGAAKAVALVIPEMAGKFSGYSVRVPTPTVSLVDFVCELNKDTTTEDLRALLKAAAEGPLKGILGYSESPLVSSDFIGDPRSSIVEADFTMVQSGNMAKIYSWYDNEWGYSCRVGDLVTYMAEKGL
- a CDS encoding GAF domain-containing protein, whose protein sequence is MEPQAFYKTIYKIAKVVNSSLEPKVVLNQIVEQVATTMNAKGCFIRLLNRTGDILKPDAYYGLSERYAQKGPVEVAKSKLDQEALAGNAVYIADVRTDPRFQYPQQASEEGLVSIVVVPLTAQGNKVIGVLRVYAGETRQFSDEELEFLSCIANLCGIALENARMFHALKRASELANDYIYQVFED
- a CDS encoding tetratricopeptide repeat protein, giving the protein MFPRTIPSTALISCLTLACCLLLVLLAPLRADESATFRDLERIQERALAGDVEYQHRLGLIYGEGRGVPRDPESAFYWFSKAADQGHLESQVNLGAMYAMGVGVERNSMHAAHWYRTAAERGHPEAQNNLAILFEEGLGFAVDKDQAALWYGRAAKQGYPEAQYNLAQLYLEGDGVDRDPRAALYLLMAAAESGYVPAQYHAGYLLEHGDGVEQNPRLAAAFYMMAAEQGSPLAQLNLGLMYLTGQGVSQENVLAYKWFVLALFQGLEQAAEAMHLAELQMTPGQIVEARRQAEQWVLQKRAE